From the genome of Vicia villosa cultivar HV-30 ecotype Madison, WI linkage group LG2, Vvil1.0, whole genome shotgun sequence, one region includes:
- the LOC131652059 gene encoding protein RTE1-HOMOLOG isoform X2 — protein MEKTDSDLDPEHQHIMESGFSRTMQIDPRRSRFPCSIVWSPLPVISWFIPFIGHIGICREDGVILDFAGPNFVCVDNFAFGSATRYLQIPKDKCCIPLGQSAYKGEEHYLQDEAGGELRNWDDALLKSTQEFQHRSYSLFTCNCHSFVAHNLNRLSYLSNRWNVVNLAIFILLNGRWVNKTSMLRTILPFVVVFFLGVTLGGFTFLKFWFLFTSVLIGWFLLGTYCFKNLIQL, from the exons ATGGAGAAAACAGACTCAGATTTGGATCCAGAACACCAACATATAATGGAATCTGGTTTTTCACGGACTATGCAAATTGATCCCAGAAGGTCTCGATTTCCGTGCTCCATTGTGTGGTCGCCACTTCCCGTCATTTCTTGGTTCATTCCTTTCATTGGTCACATTGGAATTTGCAGAGAGGATGGAGTCATTTTGGATTTTGCAGGTCCTAATTTTGTTTGCGTTGATAATTTCGCATTCGGCTCTGCTACTCGCTATCTTCAAATACCCAAAGATAAG TGTTGCATCCCTTTAGGCCAGTCTGCATACAAGGGTGAGGAACACTACCTGCAGGACGAAGCCGGAGGCGAGTTGAGGAACTGGGATGACGCTCTACTGAAAAGCACTCAAGAATTCCAACACCGATCTTACAGTCTCTTTACATGCAACTGCCACTCCTTTGTTGCCCATAACTTGAACAGGCTCAGCTACCTGTCCAACAGATGGAATGTGGTGAACCTTGCCATTTTCATTTTACTCAACGGACGGTGGGTCAACAAAACATCTATGCTGCGAACGATTTTACCATTTGTGGTTGTATTTTTTCTTGGAGTCACATTGGGAGGCTTCACTTTCTTAAAATTTTGGTTCTTATTCACCTCGGTTCTAATTGGTTGGTTCCTTCTTGGCACATATTGTTTTAAGAATCTGATTCAGTTGTAG
- the LOC131652059 gene encoding protein RTE1-HOMOLOG isoform X1 translates to MEKTDSDLDPEHQHIMESGFSRTMQIDPRRSRFPCSIVWSPLPVISWFIPFIGHIGICREDGVILDFAGPNFVCVDNFAFGSATRYLQIPKDKQCCIPLGQSAYKGEEHYLQDEAGGELRNWDDALLKSTQEFQHRSYSLFTCNCHSFVAHNLNRLSYLSNRWNVVNLAIFILLNGRWVNKTSMLRTILPFVVVFFLGVTLGGFTFLKFWFLFTSVLIGWFLLGTYCFKNLIQL, encoded by the exons ATGGAGAAAACAGACTCAGATTTGGATCCAGAACACCAACATATAATGGAATCTGGTTTTTCACGGACTATGCAAATTGATCCCAGAAGGTCTCGATTTCCGTGCTCCATTGTGTGGTCGCCACTTCCCGTCATTTCTTGGTTCATTCCTTTCATTGGTCACATTGGAATTTGCAGAGAGGATGGAGTCATTTTGGATTTTGCAGGTCCTAATTTTGTTTGCGTTGATAATTTCGCATTCGGCTCTGCTACTCGCTATCTTCAAATACCCAAAGATAAG CAGTGTTGCATCCCTTTAGGCCAGTCTGCATACAAGGGTGAGGAACACTACCTGCAGGACGAAGCCGGAGGCGAGTTGAGGAACTGGGATGACGCTCTACTGAAAAGCACTCAAGAATTCCAACACCGATCTTACAGTCTCTTTACATGCAACTGCCACTCCTTTGTTGCCCATAACTTGAACAGGCTCAGCTACCTGTCCAACAGATGGAATGTGGTGAACCTTGCCATTTTCATTTTACTCAACGGACGGTGGGTCAACAAAACATCTATGCTGCGAACGATTTTACCATTTGTGGTTGTATTTTTTCTTGGAGTCACATTGGGAGGCTTCACTTTCTTAAAATTTTGGTTCTTATTCACCTCGGTTCTAATTGGTTGGTTCCTTCTTGGCACATATTGTTTTAAGAATCTGATTCAGTTGTAG
- the LOC131646768 gene encoding protein WALLS ARE THIN 1-like isoform X2 has translation MVSERAKLHTALTFLQFCHAGNHIFLRIALNTGVSKLVFPVYRNITAFILLAPLAYFTERKDRPPINSYCLLQFFLLGLVGITMKEGFYLVGLDNTSPTFASAMQNSVPALTFLMAVILRYESLRLNRLNGIAKVLGVLASVGGASIITLYKGPTIYAPESPLAVHQGQFLSLFEDFNGKNMSLGGIFLFGHCLSWSGWIVMQAFVLKNYSAQLTVSAFTCLFGIVQFGTIAAFFEKDPKAWQLNSIDEAYSILYSGVVISGVAAAIQIWTISKGGPVLASIYLPLQTLLVALIASIVFDEEFFLGGIIGAILIITGLYLVVWGRSQETKSDEPENRVDRVEEKIDSSSLIQPLISVHNS, from the exons ATGGTGTCTGAACGAGCTAAGCTTCACACAGCCTTGACTTTTTTACAATTCTGTCATGCAGGAAATCATATATTTCTCAGAATTGCACTTAATACAGGAGTCAGCAAGCTTGTTTTTCCTGTTTATAGAAACATCACTGCTTTCATTCTTCTTGCTCCACTCGCATATTTCACTGAAAG GAAAGATAGGCCACCAATAAACAGTTATTGTTTGTTGCAGTTTTTCCTACTTGGACTTGTTGG AATAACTATGAAAGAAGGATTTTACCTTGTGGGTTTGGACAATACATCGCCGACATTTGCTTCTGCTATGCAAAATTCTGTTCCTGCCCTTACATTTCTTATGGCTGTGATACTAAG ATATGAGAGCTTGCGCTTAAATAGGCTTAATGGTATAGCTAAGGTTCTTGGAGTACTTGCTTCTGTTGGAGGAGCTTCAATCATTACCCTTTACAAAGGACCAACAATTTATGCTCCGGAATCACCTTTAGCAGTGCATCAGGGACAATTCTTGTCGCTATTTGAGGATTTCAATGGGAAAAACATGAGCTTGGGTGGCATTTTTCTCTTTGGTCACTGTTTGAGTTGGTCTGGTTGGATTGTGATGCAAGCATTTGTTCTGAAAAATTATTCAGCACAACTTACTGTTTCTGCTTTTACTTGCTTATTTGGTATTGTGCAGTTTGGGACAATTGCGGCATTTTTTGAGAAGGATCCCAAAGCTTGGCAGCTCAATTCCATTGATGAGGCCTATAGTATTTTGTACTCG GGAGTGGTGATTTCAGGGGTGGCAGCAGCAATACAAATATGGACTATTAGCAAAGGAGGGCCAGTGCTTGCTTCAATTTATCTTCCCTTACAGACATTGCTTGTAGCTTTGATAGCATCCATTGTTTTTGATGAAGAGTTCTTCTTGGGAGG GATAATTGGAGCGATCTTAATTATAACCGGTTTATACCTTGTTGTATGGGGAAGAAGTCAAGAAACCAAGTCTGATGAGCCTGAGAATCGCGTGGATCGCGTGGAAGAAAAAATTGACAGTTCTTCCCTCATCCAACCATTGATTTCTGTGCACAACTCGTAG
- the LOC131646768 gene encoding protein WALLS ARE THIN 1-like isoform X1 — MQEIIYFSELHLIQESASLFFLFIETSLLSFFLLHSHISLKDRPPINSYCLLQFFLLGLVGITMKEGFYLVGLDNTSPTFASAMQNSVPALTFLMAVILRYESLRLNRLNGIAKVLGVLASVGGASIITLYKGPTIYAPESPLAVHQGQFLSLFEDFNGKNMSLGGIFLFGHCLSWSGWIVMQAFVLKNYSAQLTVSAFTCLFGIVQFGTIAAFFEKDPKAWQLNSIDEAYSILYSGVVISGVAAAIQIWTISKGGPVLASIYLPLQTLLVALIASIVFDEEFFLGGIIGAILIITGLYLVVWGRSQETKSDEPENRVDRVEEKIDSSSLIQPLISVHNS; from the exons ATGCAGGAAATCATATATTTCTCAGAATTGCACTTAATACAGGAGTCAGCAAGCTTGTTTTTCCTGTTTATAGAAACATCACTGCTTTCATTCTTCTTGCTCCACTCGCATATTTCACTGAAAG ATAGGCCACCAATAAACAGTTATTGTTTGTTGCAGTTTTTCCTACTTGGACTTGTTGG AATAACTATGAAAGAAGGATTTTACCTTGTGGGTTTGGACAATACATCGCCGACATTTGCTTCTGCTATGCAAAATTCTGTTCCTGCCCTTACATTTCTTATGGCTGTGATACTAAG ATATGAGAGCTTGCGCTTAAATAGGCTTAATGGTATAGCTAAGGTTCTTGGAGTACTTGCTTCTGTTGGAGGAGCTTCAATCATTACCCTTTACAAAGGACCAACAATTTATGCTCCGGAATCACCTTTAGCAGTGCATCAGGGACAATTCTTGTCGCTATTTGAGGATTTCAATGGGAAAAACATGAGCTTGGGTGGCATTTTTCTCTTTGGTCACTGTTTGAGTTGGTCTGGTTGGATTGTGATGCAAGCATTTGTTCTGAAAAATTATTCAGCACAACTTACTGTTTCTGCTTTTACTTGCTTATTTGGTATTGTGCAGTTTGGGACAATTGCGGCATTTTTTGAGAAGGATCCCAAAGCTTGGCAGCTCAATTCCATTGATGAGGCCTATAGTATTTTGTACTCG GGAGTGGTGATTTCAGGGGTGGCAGCAGCAATACAAATATGGACTATTAGCAAAGGAGGGCCAGTGCTTGCTTCAATTTATCTTCCCTTACAGACATTGCTTGTAGCTTTGATAGCATCCATTGTTTTTGATGAAGAGTTCTTCTTGGGAGG GATAATTGGAGCGATCTTAATTATAACCGGTTTATACCTTGTTGTATGGGGAAGAAGTCAAGAAACCAAGTCTGATGAGCCTGAGAATCGCGTGGATCGCGTGGAAGAAAAAATTGACAGTTCTTCCCTCATCCAACCATTGATTTCTGTGCACAACTCGTAG